Proteins encoded by one window of Rhodobacteraceae bacterium IMCC1335:
- a CDS encoding FliI/YscN family ATPase, which translates to MSDFTNELLRDLDRRLQPSKNARMSGKVVKFDGLTAHCDGFPARVGSICKIEIGAGNEVFAEVISFKEGLNQLVVFDLGAGVKAGDKVTLVEEGQSISVGDDYLGRVFDAMGAPLDNRAAPIGTDSWPLHGKAMNPLDRRHISTVLNVGVKSINGLLTLAKGQRAGIIAGSGVGKSVLLSMMAKHSDADVIVVGLIGERSREVLEFVDRVFDEKTRKKLCAIAVPADRSPLLRIRGANRATAIAEYFRSKGKNVLLIMDSLTRVAHARREIGLALGELPTSKGYPASVIALISGLIERAGMGSVAEKGSITGIYTVLADGDDTNDPVVDTARAILDGHIVLNRDYANLGIYPAIDVSQSISRVMTDVVNAEHLALSNKLKKLISIYNENRDLILMGGYAAGQDVDLDIAYKIWPDIVNFLKQNPQDNVSVADTVAALKALLGGT; encoded by the coding sequence ATGAGTGATTTCACCAATGAGCTTTTGCGCGATCTGGATCGTCGGCTGCAACCGAGCAAAAACGCCCGAATGTCGGGAAAAGTTGTTAAATTTGACGGCTTGACAGCGCATTGTGATGGATTTCCAGCCCGGGTGGGATCGATTTGCAAAATCGAGATTGGTGCTGGCAATGAAGTGTTTGCAGAGGTTATCAGCTTTAAAGAAGGCCTGAACCAGCTTGTGGTGTTTGACCTTGGAGCGGGCGTTAAGGCGGGTGATAAAGTAACCTTGGTGGAAGAAGGCCAATCAATATCTGTGGGTGATGATTATCTTGGGCGAGTGTTTGATGCGATGGGCGCGCCGCTCGATAATCGCGCCGCACCGATTGGGACAGACAGCTGGCCACTGCATGGAAAAGCGATGAATCCATTGGATCGACGCCATATATCAACCGTGTTGAACGTGGGTGTGAAGTCGATCAATGGTTTGTTGACGCTGGCGAAAGGTCAAAGGGCCGGCATCATCGCAGGCTCTGGTGTCGGGAAATCGGTCTTGCTTAGCATGATGGCCAAGCATAGCGATGCGGATGTGATCGTGGTGGGGTTGATCGGGGAACGCTCGCGCGAGGTTTTGGAATTTGTAGACCGGGTCTTTGATGAAAAAACCCGAAAAAAGCTATGCGCGATTGCCGTCCCTGCAGATCGCTCGCCGCTTTTGCGTATTCGCGGCGCCAATCGGGCAACTGCGATTGCCGAGTATTTTCGCAGCAAGGGTAAAAACGTTTTGTTGATTATGGATTCCTTGACTCGGGTGGCGCATGCGCGGCGCGAAATAGGCCTGGCGCTGGGCGAATTACCTACATCCAAAGGGTATCCGGCATCGGTTATCGCGCTTATATCGGGCTTGATCGAACGTGCGGGTATGGGTAGCGTTGCAGAAAAAGGTTCAATAACAGGTATTTATACTGTTTTGGCTGATGGGGATGATACGAATGATCCGGTGGTGGATACCGCGCGTGCGATTTTGGATGGTCACATTGTTTTGAATCGGGATTATGCCAATTTAGGAATTTACCCCGCGATTGATGTCTCTCAATCGATCAGCCGTGTGATGACGGATGTTGTGAATGCTGAGCATCTTGCTTTGTCGAATAAACTGAAGAAACTGATCAGCATTTATAATGAGAACCGCGATTTAATCCTGATGGGTGGTTATGCCGCTGGGCAGGATGTTGATCTGGATATCGCGTATAAAATCTGGCCAGATATTGTGAATTTTCTGAAGCAAAACCCACAGGATAATGTTTCCGTTGCGGATACAGTGGCAGCGTTGAAGGCTTTGTTGGGGGGGACGTAA